The sequence below is a genomic window from Neomicrococcus aestuarii.
TGCCAGAAGGCGTGGGATCAGGACTCATGACCACGAGTTCAACGTCCACTCACCGTGTGGATCGATTCGGGTGACGCAGATGAAGAGTTTGGGAATTAGATATCGGCGCATGTGCGGTGCACGTCTTCGTCAAGATCTATCGGGTGAATCTGGTCAGTCAACCCCGCTCATTATCGGACTGTTGGCGATCGCACTCTTGGTGGTAACGGTTATGTTGGCGGCCACCCAAGTCAACGGGCAGGCACGGCGTCTACTCGGTGTAGCGGATGGGGCCTCTACCGCAGCCGCCGATGATTACTTGGTTGATTTGCAAGGTGGGGATCTCAGCGTGAAGCTCACCAACGCGACCGTGCAAGAGTCGGTGGCCAGCTATCTGTCGGAGACGAATGCGAGTAACAAATTCACTGAACTTCGTATTTTGGAAGCCACCGCAAGCCCCGATGGTAGAACCGCCCATGTTCGTCTCGGTGCTTCGGTGCATCCTCCATTGGTCAATTGGATCGTCCCCGACGGTGTGACGATTAGCGTCGAGTCCGACGCGCGTGTTCATCTCGAGCAGTGAGCAGTGAGCAGTGAGCAGTGAGCAGTGAGCACTCAGCCGTAGGCCATGAGCAGTAGGCCTTGCGGAGTGACGAGCTGTTTGTCACGGAACGCGACAAGAGAATCTTGCGGTGGTGTCGTAACCTAGTTAGACCATGGCTTCCATTGACTTTCCCGCAGAGATTGCGGCTCTTCGACACACATTCACTTCAATTCAGGCAGTCTCAGACGTCGACAAAATCAAGGCTGACATTGCAGACCTGTCCGCTCAAGCGGGCGTGCCGAACCTCTGGGATGACCCGGCAAGCGCCCAAGTGGTGACGTCCAAGTTGTCCCACCGCCAGTCTGAATTGGAACGACTCGAGAAGCTCGAAGAACGCATCGACGACCTCGAGCTGATGGTTGAGCTTTCAGAAGAGGATCACGACGACGAAGCCTTGCGTGACGCTGAAAAGGAACTTTCCAAACTGCGTAAGGCTCTCGCTGACTTGGAAGTCGTTACCTTGTTGTCCGGCGAGTACGACGAGCGCGAAGCCGTGGTCACGATTCGTTCGGGCGCCGGCGGAGTAGACGCTGCCGACTTCGCTGAGATGCTCCTTCGCATGTACACCCGGTGGGCAGAGAAGCACGGCTATGGCGTAAAGATCATGGACACCTCCTACGCGGAAGAAGCCGGACTCAAATCCGCCACCTTCGAGGTCAACGCACCCTACGCCTTCGGCACGCTGTCTGTCGAAGCCGGAACACACCGTCTAGTGCGCATCAGCCCCTTCGACAACCAGGGGCGTCGCCAAACCAGCTTTGCTGCCGTCGAAGTGATTCCCCTGATCGAACAGACGGATTCCATCGAGATCCCAGAAAACGAGATCCGCGTGGACGTCTTCCGCTCCTCGGGCCCAGGCGGACAGTCTGTGAACACCACGGACTCTGCAGTGCGCTTGACCCACATTCCAACCGGAATTGTGGTTTCTATGCAGAACGAAAAGTCGCAGCTCCAAAACCGAGCGGCGGCAATGCGCGTGCTGCAGTCACGCCTTCTCTTGCTCAAAAAGGAACAAGAGGACGCTGAAAAGAAGGCGCTCGCAGGCGACGTCAAAGCCAGCTGGGGCGACCAGATGCGTTCCTACGTCCTGAACCCCTACCAAATGGTCAAGGACCTCCGCACCGAACACGAAGTCGGCAATACTTCAGCCGTCCTTGATGGTGACATCGATGACTTCATCGATGCTGGTATCCGCTGGCGTGCCAACAACCGCAACGCCGCCGATAGCTAAGCCTGAAATACCCCGCCGGTTTGCTACTTAGCGTCGGCGAATAGCTCCTGAAAGCCCTCTGCTTACTCCACCATTCCCGCTACTCCACCAACATGTTGGTGATTCGGCTGGTGCACAACCGCTTACCTTGATCGTCACTCATG
It includes:
- the prfB gene encoding peptide chain release factor 2, giving the protein MASIDFPAEIAALRHTFTSIQAVSDVDKIKADIADLSAQAGVPNLWDDPASAQVVTSKLSHRQSELERLEKLEERIDDLELMVELSEEDHDDEALRDAEKELSKLRKALADLEVVTLLSGEYDEREAVVTIRSGAGGVDAADFAEMLLRMYTRWAEKHGYGVKIMDTSYAEEAGLKSATFEVNAPYAFGTLSVEAGTHRLVRISPFDNQGRRQTSFAAVEVIPLIEQTDSIEIPENEIRVDVFRSSGPGGQSVNTTDSAVRLTHIPTGIVVSMQNEKSQLQNRAAAMRVLQSRLLLLKKEQEDAEKKALAGDVKASWGDQMRSYVLNPYQMVKDLRTEHEVGNTSAVLDGDIDDFIDAGIRWRANNRNAADS